From the genome of Leguminivora glycinivorella isolate SPB_JAAS2020 chromosome Z, LegGlyc_1.1, whole genome shotgun sequence, one region includes:
- the LOC125240751 gene encoding calcium-binding mitochondrial carrier protein SCaMC-2 isoform X2, with protein sequence MSLELEELTVGTGDVFEDFLIVFRRCLAKYLDIGEDMNVPDDFTQSELQTGKWWRHLLAGGIAGAFSRTCTAPLDRLKVFLQVNPTREGMSKCLARMISEGGITGLWRGNGINVIKIAPESAIKFAAYEQVKRVILGDRKNQPLEIYERFAAGATAGAISQTVIYPLEVLKTRLALRKTGQYSGIMDAAKKIYAREGLRCFYKGYIPNILGIVPYAGIDLAVYETLKKKYINKYHHNGQPGMLLLLACGSASCTLGQVCSYPLALVRTRLQAQEKAAKVAEGTMRGVFKDIVQREGVRGLYRGITPNFIKVIPAVSISYVVYEYASRSLGVNMT encoded by the exons ATGTCTCTGGAACTGGAGGAGCTCACAGTCGGAACGGGCGACGTCTTCGAGGACTTCCTGATCGTCTTTCGAAGATGTTTGGCAAAG TATCTGGACATCGGGGAGGACATGAACGTCCCCGACGATTTCACACAGAGCGAACTCCAGACGGGCAAGTGGTGGCGCCACCTGCTGGCGGGTGGCATCGCCGGAGCGTTCAGCCGGACTTGCACGGCGCCTTTGGACAGACTTAAAGTTTTCCTGCAG GTGAATCCAACAAGAGAAGGCATGAGCAAGTGCTTAGCGCGAATGATAAGCGAGGGCGGCATCACCGGCCTCTGGCGAGGGAACGGCATCAACGTCATCAAAATAGCCCCAGAGTCCGCCATCAAGTTCGCCGCGTACGAGCAAGTCAAGCGCGTGATCCTCGGCGACAGGAAGAACCAGCCCCTAGAGATATACGAGCGCTTCGCCGCCGGCGCCACGGCCGGCGCGATCAGCCAAACAGTCATATACCCGTTAGAGGTCCTCAAAACGCGCCTAGCGTTAAGAAAGACCGGCCAGTACAGCGGTATAATGGACGCCGCGAAGAAAATATACGCCCGAGAAGGGTTGAGATGCTTCTACAAAGGCTACATTCCAAATATCCTGGGGATCGTGCCGTACGCGGGGATCGACCTGGCGGTGTACGAGACGCTGAAGAAGAAGTACATCAACAAGTACCACCACAACGGGCAGCCGGGCATGCTGCTGCTGCTGGCCTGCGGCTCGGCCTCGTGCACGCTGGGGCAGGTGTGCTCGTACCCGCTCGCGCTCGTCAGGACTAGGTTACAAGCGCAAG AAAAAGCAGCAAAAGTGGCGGAAGGCACGATGCGCGGCGTGTTCAAGGACATCGTTCAGCGCGAAGGCGTCCGCGGCTTGTACCGTGGCATCACGCCCAACTTCATCAAGGTCATCCCCGCCGTCTCCATTTCCTACGTCGTCTACGAATACGCCAGCCGCTCCCTAGGAGTCAACATGACGTGA
- the LOC125240753 gene encoding uncharacterized protein LOC125240753 has protein sequence MISKGKLVLKIIVYTGHHQAMLWQTYVALLTLTVGLEHTIMGQYKFKETAAERLLYHAWTNFNIKYKKVKYVRPEVDEQPYVVEDDDDDDVEYDQHVDYCTVVNY, from the exons atgattAGCAAAGGAAAATTAGTGTTAAAAATTATCGTTTATACAGGACACCATCAAGCCATGCTTTGGCAGACCTACGTTGCTTTGCTGACTCTCACCGTTGGTTTGGAACATACCATCATGGGTCAATACAAATTTAAGGAGACTGCG GCGGAGCGGTTACTGTACCACGCGTGGACtaatttcaatataaaatacaaaaaagtgAAATACGTGAGACCCGAAGTGGACGAGCAGCCCTACGTTGTcgaggacgatgatgatgacgatgtaGAGTATGATCAACATGTAGACTATTGTACTGTGGTAAACTACTGA